CGCTAACCCCGGGCTACCTACCTTCGTGCCGTCGTTCAGCCCAACCTTTTCTTGTTATGATGCAGCCCATTCGCTCCGCCCTGGTTTCCGTGTATTACAAAGACCGGCTGGAGCCGCTGATTGAGGTCCTCCGTCAGCATGGCGTGCAGCTGTACTCCACGGGCGGCACCCAGAAGTTTATTGAAGACCTGGGCGTTCCGGTTACGGCCGTGGAAAGCCTGACGGGCTTCCCGGAGGTATTTGGCGGCCGCGTGAAAACCCTGCATCCCAAGGTATTCGGAGGGATTCTGCAGCGCCGCCACGAAGCCAGTGACCGGCAGGAAGCCGAGCAGCACCAGATTCCGCCCATCGACCTGGTGATTGTGGATCTGTATCCCTTCGAGGAAACTGTAGCCTCCGGCGCGCCGGAGCAGGACGTAATCGAGAAAATAGACATTGGCGGTATCTCCCTGCTGCGCGCCGCCGCCAAAAACTTCCGCGACGTGCTGGTAGTGAGCAGCCGCGACCAGTACGCCGCCGTGACCGAGCTGCTGCGCGAGAAGAACGGCGCTACCGAGCTGGCCGACCGGAAACAGTATGCGGCGGCGGCCTTCGAAGCCACCTCCCACTACGACACGGAAATCTTCCGCTACATGAGCGGGGGCACGGCGCTGGAAGGTGCCGCCCTCAAAATCAGCCAGAAGCCCGCCACTGCCCTGCGCTATGGCGAAAACCCCCACCAGGCCGGCACCTTTTACGGCGACCTGAACGCCCTTTTCGACCAGCTCCACGGCAAGCAGCTCAGCTACAACAACCTGGTAGATGTGGATGCGGCCGTGCTGCTGATGCAGGAGTTTGCGGCCGATGGCCCGGCGGCCTGCGCTATTCTGAAGCACACCAATGCCTGCGGCGTGGCCCAGGCCGAAACCCTGCACCAGGCCTACCTCAACGCCTTGGCTTGTGACCCGGTGTCGGCCTTCGGGGGCGTCATCATTGTAAACAAACCCGTGGACGTGGCCACCGCCGAGGAGCTAAACAAGCTGTTCTTTGAAGTGCTGATTGCCCCGGAGTTTGCGGCCGAGGCGCTGCCCATTCTGCAAAGCAAGAAAAACCGTATTCTGCTGCGCCAGAAGCCGGTGCATTTTCCCGCTAAGCAAGTGAAAACCCTGCTGAATGGCATGATTGAGCAGGATTTCGACCGGAAGACAGAAACTGCCAAAGACTTCCGCACCGTTACCAAGTCGACGCCCACGGCCGAGGAAACGGCAGCACTGGAGTTTGCCCTGAAAGTGTGCAAGCACACCAAGAGCAATACTATTGTGCTGGCGCGCCCGGGCCAGCTGCTGGCTTCCGGTGTGGGGCAGACCTCCCGCGTAGACGCCCTGCGCCAGGCCATTGAAAAAGCCCGCTCCTTTGGCTTTGATCTGCACGGCGCTGTTATGGCTTCCGACGCCTTTTTTCCTTTCCCCGACTGCGTGGAAATTGCCGGCGAGGCCGGCATCCGGGCGGTAGTGCAGCCCGGCGGCTCCATCAAAGACCAGGATAGCATCAACGCCTGCGACCAGTTGGGCATGGCCATGGTGCTGACGGGCGTGCGCCACTTCAAGCACTAATCATTTTATTTTAATCCGTTTGTGGGTACTGCTGTGTGGAACAATGACGCAGCAGTATCCACGAGTGTTTATATGCTGTTTTTATGTCCGTATTTCAACGCCGCTATGCTCATTATGCTATAGCGGTTTCAGCGGGACTATTCTTCGCTCTTTTAGGACGTTTTACCTTTGCCAGCAAGGCGTTTAACAATGCGGGAGGGCTGCTAATGGTATGCTTTCTGGTATTAATTCCAGTGGCCTTAGGAGCAATTACCGCGCACTTTACACCCATTTCAGCATCCCGGAACTGGCGGACTGTTTTTGCCCCGTGGTTAACGGTTTTCTTGTTCTTGACGGTGGCGCTCCTGTTTCATCTGGAGGGCATGATCTGCGTACTAATTATCTCCCCGCTGTTTCTGCTAACCTCCTGGCTGGGGGCTGAACTGTATGTAAGACTCACGCGAAAAACAGGTTCTGATAGTCATAAAGCGTACGTAGTTGCTGGCTTTGCGCTGTTGCCCTTCCTCGCAGCTCCACTGGAGAGTCAACTATCTGCACCCAATGATTTCCGGCGGGTAGAAAACTCTATTGTAATTGACGCGCCCGCCACCGTGGTATGGCAGAACATTATTCGGGTACCGCCCATATCCGCTCAGGATCTGGGTTCAAGTCTGGTAGATGATATT
The Hymenobacter sp. DG25B genome window above contains:
- the purH gene encoding bifunctional phosphoribosylaminoimidazolecarboxamide formyltransferase/IMP cyclohydrolase; the encoded protein is MMQPIRSALVSVYYKDRLEPLIEVLRQHGVQLYSTGGTQKFIEDLGVPVTAVESLTGFPEVFGGRVKTLHPKVFGGILQRRHEASDRQEAEQHQIPPIDLVIVDLYPFEETVASGAPEQDVIEKIDIGGISLLRAAAKNFRDVLVVSSRDQYAAVTELLREKNGATELADRKQYAAAAFEATSHYDTEIFRYMSGGTALEGAALKISQKPATALRYGENPHQAGTFYGDLNALFDQLHGKQLSYNNLVDVDAAVLLMQEFAADGPAACAILKHTNACGVAQAETLHQAYLNALACDPVSAFGGVIIVNKPVDVATAEELNKLFFEVLIAPEFAAEALPILQSKKNRILLRQKPVHFPAKQVKTLLNGMIEQDFDRKTETAKDFRTVTKSTPTAEETAALEFALKVCKHTKSNTIVLARPGQLLASGVGQTSRVDALRQAIEKARSFGFDLHGAVMASDAFFPFPDCVEIAGEAGIRAVVQPGGSIKDQDSINACDQLGMAMVLTGVRHFKH